Below is a genomic region from Nitrospira sp..
ACGGCTCCCTCGCGGACCATGTCGGCTGTGACGAACTTCGCCTTTCCGATAGCCACCAGCAACAGTTCAGCCTCCCGGCACACGGCAGCCAGATCCTTCGTCTTCGAATGACAGATGGTGACTGTGGCGTTGCGCTGTAACAACATGAGCGCCAACGGCTTGCCCACGATGTTGCTCCGCCCGAGCACCACCGCGCGTTTGCCTTCGATGGTGACACCGGTGGACTCAATCATCCTGATTACACCCTTCGGCGTGCAGGCTTCAAATACAGGATGACCCTCGACCAACCGGCCGAAGTTGTAGGGATGGAACCCGTCGGCATCCTTGTCGGGAGACACCGCCTCCAAGATCACTTTGCTGTCGATGTGCTTCGGCAGCGGGAGTTGCACGAGGATGCCATGGATTTTCGGATCGGCGTTCTCTTTACCGATCAGGGCGAGCAGTTCGGCTTGGGTAGTCCCGGCAGGCAATTTGTGGTCGTCCACGTAGATGCCCGCCAGCTCGCATGCCTTCTGCTTGTTTTTGACGTACACGTGAGAGGCGGGATCGTCCCCCACAAGGATGGTCGCCAAACCCGGTTTCGTTCCCGTCTTGGCCAAGACTTTCGCCGCCTTGGCCGCCAATCCATCCCGAACCTGCTGCGCCAATGCTTTCCCATCAATGAGTTTCGCTGCCACGGCTTCCTCCCCGTTCCGACCAGTCGACGAGTTGTTCGATTAAACGTGCGCACCTTAACAGGGCATTTTTGTGCAAGTCAACGTGCGGTGCCGGTCGGCTTCAGACAGCCTCCACCGCCGTTTCTTGACAGATTCTGCGCGGCACGGCTACGATGATTCATCATCACACTCATCAGGCCGATCCATTCGTGACCACGATCCACTCATTCCTTCGTTTCGGCTGTCGCCGCCTCGGCACCCTGTTATCTGTCTGGCTGGTCGGGACCGTTGTCGCCCACCCCGCCGGCGCGCAAGTGACCGTCGTCGATCTCCAGTCGCCATATAGTTTCGTCAGCGGGCCGGCGGGGAATCAATATTTCATCTCCAGCGTCAACGGAGATCCGGAGCAAGCCGATAACAACGGCTTCATTACGAAACTCGATGCCGGCGGCAAACTGGCTAACCTGAAATTCATCCAGGGCGGCAAGAACGGCGCGACACTTCACGCCCCCAAAGGCATGGCGCTCGTCGGCGACACCTTGTATGTGGCCGATCTCGATACCATCCGAGGGTTCGACGCCGCCACGGGCAAACCGACCGCGGCGGTGACGATCTCGGCCGGCGTGTCAGACGGTGCTTTCGCCGTGTCCCTCACCGATGTAGCGTTTGACGGCAAAGGTTTGCTGTATTGCTCGGACCAGCGAAGCAACCGTATCTATCGTGTCGATCTCGACTCCGGAAAAGTCTCGCTCTTGCTCGCCGATCCTCAGCTCGCAGGCCCCACTGGGCTGGCTCTTCACCCCAAGTCGGGACAGTTGATCGTGGTGAGCTGGGACAAGGGGAAAATCTTTGAGATCAGTCCGGACGGACACCTGACCGAGTTGGTGTCCAACGGGTTTTTCTCGGCCCGATTCATGAATTTACGCGGTGTTGATTTCGACCGATGGGCGAACATGTACGTCTCGGATTTCACGACGGGGAAAGTCTGGCGCATGACCTGGGACAAACGATTTCAAGTCATCGCCGAGTATCTCCCTTCGCCGGGGGATCTTGGTATCGACCGCACCAACAATCTGATTTTAGTACCCTACGAGTCGGCGCACGCAGCCGAGATGAACGGTCTGGAAGCGCCGTCGGAAGGGAAGCCTAAGCAGGAAAAGCGCACCCTCGCCGACTACGGCTTTATCCCGCCGCCGCCGAAACCGGGAGCGGGAGGCGCAGGTAAATGAATCAGTGCCTGTACTGCAAGCAACGCAAGGGCAAACGATCATGCCCGGCATTGGGCGGCCTCATCTGTCCTCTCTGCTGCGGAGAACACCGGATCGTCCGCATCGCTTGCCCCGAGAATTGCGTCTATTTGGAGTCAGGTAGCGACTATCAGCAAAAACGGCTGGGTGAGCAATTCATGCCCCTCCGGCGGGACTTCTACCGGCATCTGGCGGATCTCGGAGGTGAGAAGGCCGTCGCCCTCTACAACCTCGTCGAAGTGGTCACCTTCAGTTATTTCCAAGGACGCCGCGACGGACAGGATGCGGAAATCATCGCCGCGATCCAGGCCCTGCGACGGACGCTGAGCCCGCTTCACGTGCCGTCCGCTCCAATGCCCGTCTTCGCCGAACACCTGAAAAAGGAATACGACTCATTCAAAAAGCAGAACCCTCAGCAGATCGCCGACGCAACCCTCGCCCCCGAGGTGTTGGATCGCGCGATCCGGTTCGTTGCGGACTTTTCCGGCACAGGATTCCAGTCTCAGCGGTTTCTGGCCGGTCTCGTCGGCTACGTCCGCGCCTATCATCCTGACATCGCGGCGCATCTCACCAAGCAGCACGAGGCCGGCCGAATCGTGCTCCCGAACCAATCCTTTGCGCCGCCTTCTCCGGACCCCCACGTCCATGGACCAGGCTGCGAACACCACCACTAGGCCCGGTTCCGCTCATTTCACTTCATTCGACGATTGTCACCGTCATCTCGACCCGTTCGTTCGGCAGATCGCGATCGTTCCTCGGCAGCCCGGCAATCTTGTCCGCCACACCCAACCCCCGTGTAATTTCCCCGAAGACCGTGTACTTGCGGTCGAGGAAGGGCGAAGGCTCCACCACGATGAAAAACTGTGAGCCGGCGCTATCCGGTTCATTGGCTCGGGCCATTGACACGATGCCACGCTTGTGAGGTGTGTCGGTAAACTCGGCTTTGAGGAGAATCGGGTTCCCCTTTTCGTCCTTGGGGCCTCCCTGGCCGTAGGTTTCCTTGCGAAGAGAGCTCTTGGTGTTCGGATCGCCTCCCTGAATCATGAAACCGGGAATCACGCGGTGAAAGATCGTCCCGTTGTAGAAGCCGGACTTGGCCAGCTTGAGGAAATTCTCGACATGTTTGGGAGCGAGGTCCGGGTAGAATTTCATGTGCATCTCGCCGAACTTGGTCTTGATGATCGCCTTGGGGCCATGGTCCGGAGGCGGAAGCGGCGGTATGACCTCCGTTTTTCCGCCACAGCCGACGACAAGCCCGACCGCGGCGATCGCGACCATCTTCCACAGAGATCGGCGAACCCGCATATCTCAGGTCTCCGCTAGTCCACCACGGTAATCGTCATTTCCACACGCTCGGTCGGAAGGTCGCGGGGACTTCTCGGCAGGTTGACGATCTGATCGGCCACGTCCAGGCCCTTCACGACTTCGCCGAACACCGTGTACTGACGGTCCAGAAAATTCGAGTCCTTGACGACAATGAAAAACTGCGAGCCGGCGCTGTTGGGATCGTTCGTGCGCGCCATGGACACGATGCCCCGGCGATGGGGGATGTCGTTGAACTCGGCCTTCAGTCGCTCGCTCGGCCCGCCCATGCCGTACGTCTCGGGTTTGTTCACGTCTTTGGTGTTGGGATCGCCGCCCTGAATCATGAAACCGGGAATCACGCGATGAAAGATCGTCCCGTTGTAGAAGCCGGATTTCGCCAACTTGAGGAAATTCTCGACATGCTGGGGCGCTTTGTCCGGAAAAAACGCGATCTCCATGTCACCGAACTTGGTCTTGATGATCGCCCTCGGCGACGCTCCGGAGTCGGCCTTGCCGGATATCTTATCGGCGGCCTCGGCATTCCACGCCCCCGCGATGAGGCTACCGCCGAGACACGAACAGACTATCATCCGCTTCCACAGCTTCCACGTCTGCATCATTGCCCTCCTCGCTCTGGTCGCGATCCCTGTCCCGTTCATCCATCGGTCGGTCTTCAGCGCGAAGGACACCGACCGCTCATCATCATACCATGGTCCGCGCGGCTTACCGCTCGAGCCGCTGCAACGCCTGCCTTGCGGCGGACTGTTCCGCCTCTTTCTTGCTCCGCCCGGTTCCCCGACCGACCGGCTCATCCTTCACCGTGACGACCACCTCGAATACCTTGTCGTGATCCGGTCCGGTTTCACTGACGATGTCGTAGCGAGGAAGCAGATCGTGTTGTTTCTGACACCACTCTTGGAGCTGGGTCTTAAAGTCCTCGGCGCCTGGATACGTCCCCTGATCGGTCGCTGAGCGGAGTTCGACCTCAAACAGACGCAGCGTCACCGCGCGACTGGCCCCGTAGCCCCCGTCCAGATGAACGGCGGCGATGACCGCTTCCACTGCATCGGACAGCAGTGAGCCCTTCTCACGCCCTTTGGACCGCTCTTCCCCTCGGCCGAGTCTGAGATGCTCGCCCAATTTAATGCGTCTGGCGACTCGGACCAACGAGGACTCGCTCACGAGCTTGGCCTTGAGTTTCGACAAGGCCCCTTCAGAGCAATGCGACAACTGAGAGGCCAGATGTTCGCTGATCACCAGCGACAACACGGCATCGCCTAAAAATTCAAGTCGTTCATTGTGGGCTGCGCCGACCGACCTGCGCTCATGGACGTACGAGGAGTGTGTCAAGGCCTCCTCCAGGAGAGTCGCGTTCGCAAATTGATAGGCCAAGGAGTCCTGTAACGCGACGATCGAGTTGGTGGGCGTCATGAGAGCCCGCGCATCCCCCTGCGAATGAGGGCGGCTACGCGTCGGGTTTCCTAAACAACAGACACGCGTTTACGCCTCCGAATCCAAAGGAATTCGACAGGGCGACCGTCACCGCCGCGGGCCTGGCCTTGTGGGGGATGTAGTCGAGATCGCACTCGGGATCGGGATTGTCCAGATTGATGGTGGGAGGCAGCATCCCGTGATGCAGCGCCAGCACGCTGAATACCGCCTCGATGCCGCCGGCTGCGCCGAGCAGATGTCCTGTCATGGATTTCGTCGAGCTCACGGGAATCTGAAAAGCCCGCTCCCCGAAGACCTGCTTGATGGCCTTGGTTTCGATGGCATCCGCCATGGTCGACGTGCCGTGGGCGTTGATGTAGCCGACTTGGTCTTTCCGAATCCCGGCGTCCTTGAGGGCCAGTTCCATGCACCTGACGGCACCCTCCCCTCCTTCGGACGGCGCGGTGATGTGGTAGGCGTCGCTGTTCATGCCGTATCCGATAAGCTCGGCGTATACACGTGCACCGCGACGCCGCGCGTGCTCGATCTCTTCCAGAACCAGCACACCAGCCCCTTCTCCCAACACGAACCCGTCACGGTCTTTGTCGAACGGACGGCTCGCTTTGGTGGGCTCGGCATTGCGGAACGACAGCGCCTTGGATGCGGCAAATCCGGCCACGCCGAGCGTCGTAATCGCAGCCTCGGCCCCTCCCGCGATCATCGCATCGGCATCGCCTCGCTGGATCAATCTGAACGCGTCGCCGATGCAGTGATTGCCCGTCGCACAGGCGGTCACCGCGCAGGAATTCGGCCCCTTCGCCCCAAGTCGAATCGCCACCTGTCCCGAAGCCAAATTGATGATCGTCATGGGGATGAAAAATGGGGAGACACGACCTGGCCCCTTGTCTTTGAGCACCGCATGGTAATGCTCGATCGAACCGAGGCCGCCGATGCCGGATCCGATGTACACGCCAACCTTGGTTGCTTCCTCCGGCGCGACTTTCAGCCCCGCGTCGTCCACCGCCAACTGCGCGGCGCCGACCGCGTAGTGGATGAACGCGTCCATCTTCTTGATTTCTTTCTTTTCGATGAACTGCGCTGGATCAAAGTCTTTGACTTCGCCTGCGATCTGAGCATCGTACCCGGCGGGATCGAACTTTGTAATGCGGCCGATTCCGGATTGGCCGGCGCACAACGCCTTCCAGACCTTATCCACCCCGGTACCCAGCGGCGTCACCAATCCCAACCCGGTGACGACGATGCGCCTGATTGATCGGTCGACCATGCCTGCCCCGCCGCTTAGGCCTTTTCCTTGATATAGTCCAACGCCTTCCCGACGGTCAGAATCTTCTCCGCGTCTTCATCGGGGATCTCGATTCCAAATTCTTCCTCCAGCGCCATCACCAACTCGACCGTGTCGAGAGAGTCGGCTCCAAGATCCTCCACGAAGCTTGCCTCGCTCGTCACTTCGTCCTCTTCGACTCCCAGTTGTTCGGCGATAATTTTCTTGACCCGTTCATCTACCGTTGCCATGGATGTCCCACCCTCCTTCTAGACTATACTGTGAACTCACTTCCGTCGCCGGTCCAAAACCGCCGCGGCAATGCCCGGTCATTCACAACCACAACGACTCGACGCCCAGACGACGGCCTGGTCTCGTCCCGGCACGGATTACGACATCAACATCCCCCCGTTCACGTGCAACACATGCCCAGTAATATACGCCGCTTCCTCCGATACCAGAAACCGGACGGCTGCGGCAATGTCCTGCGGCGTCCCCAATCGTCCGAGAGGAATCTGTTTCTGCAGGGTTTCCTTGACCTCGGCCGACAATCCTTGGGTCATCGCCGTGTCAATGAACCCGGGCGCCACCGCATTGACGGTGATGTTGCGGCTGGCATACTCACGGGCGACCGTCTTGCTGAATCCGATTACCGCCGCTTTCGACGCGGCATAATTGGCCTGGCCGACATTCCCCATGGCACCGACGATGGAGGCAATATTGACGATGCGACCATAACGCTGTTTGGTCATCGGCTGCAAGACCGCCTTCGTGCAGTTGAACGTTCCAGTCAAATTCACCCGGAGTACCAGATTCCAGTCTTCTTCTTTCATGCGCAGCAACAATCCGTCACGCGTGATTCCGGCGTTGTTGACCAGGATGTCGATCTTTCCCCACTCTTTGAGCACCTGATCGGCCATGGCCTTCGTGTCGTTGGCATCCGCGACATTCACTTTCACATTGAGCGCCTTCCGGCCCGCCTGCTCGATCGCTGCGATCGCCTCCGTTGACCGGGCCGGATCGAGATCCGCTACCACGATATCCGCTCCCGCCTTCGCCAACGATTCCGCAATGGCTCGCCCGATTCCCTGGGCTCCACCGGTTACGACCGCCACCCGACCTTCCAACGATGCCATGCTGCTCCTTTCGTTTCGAGAGACAGAGGGGAACCCATCAGTCTGCCGATCCTCCGTCATCGCAGCGCCGTAACCGCAGCTTCCAACGACTTGGGATCATTGACGTTCATCGTCACCACATCCGGCACGATGCGCTTGACCAATCCGGTGAGCACGGTCCCGGGGCCGACTTCAACGAACGTCGTGACGCCCATTGCTGCCATCGCTCTGACCGAATTTTCCCACAGCACCGACGACGGGAGTTGCCGGACGAGGGATGGAGCGATCTCCGCCGCGCGTCTCAGCGGCTTGGCTTCCGCATTCGTAATCAATGGTATTTTCAAGTCCGACCAGGATACCGCGGCAAGATCCCTGGCCAGCCGATCGGCGGCCGGTTGCATCAGAGGCGTGTGGACCGGCACACTGACGGGCAACGGGATGACCTTTTTACATCCCTTTGCCTTGGCGATTTCGATGGCGCGCTCCACTGCCGCTTTTGCGCCGGCGATCACGATTTGGCCGGGGGAATTAAAATTGGCGGCCTGAACCACACCCACCGAGGCGGCTTCACGGCAGACATCCTTCACGGCATCAGCGCTCAACCCCAACAGAGCGGCGACCGAGCCGGTGCCGGGCGCTACAGCTTCCGACATGTACCGGCCTCGTTTCTGAACAGTGCCGACCGCGTCACGAAACGAAAGGCCTCCCGCCGCCACCAGCGCGGAATATTCCCCCAAGCTGTGGCCGGCCACGGCGACCGGTTTGACGGCCGTCGGTTCCAAGGCTCGAAACGCGGCGATGCTGCTGACCAGCAGCGCCGGCTGAGTATGCTCGGTCAGATTGAGCCGTTCGGCCGGCCCGTCGAAACACAGCGCCGCGACGTCGTACCCCAACACCGACGAAGCCTCTTCGTACACCTGTTTGAGCGCGGGATAGGCTTCGTACAGCGCCTTTCCCATCCCGACGGACTGGGATCCTTGGCCCGGGAAAATCAATCCAATTCCTGCAGTCATATGAAAGCTAGATATCTAAGAAATCCCTTGGAATGTCAACGGGAAAAGTTCCCCGAGTGCGCAGTCCTCATCTCTCGGGACCGCTCCGGGCATGAACAGGGGATTACCACCGAATGAGCGCTGAGGCCCAGGTCAGCCCCGCGCCGAAGGCGCCCAACATCACCAGCGATCCGTCCTTGATACGGCCTTGCCGAAGCGCTTCGTCGAGGGCGATGGGGATCGACGCCGCCGATGTATTGCCATAGCGGTCCAGGTTCAACATGATCTTCTCGAGAGGAAGTCCCAGACGTTCCGCCACGGCATGCAGGATGCGGATGTTGGCTTGGTGGGGAACGTACAAATCGACGGCTTCGATGGTGAGCTTGTTCGCCGCCAGTGTCTCGCGAGCGATCTCTTCCAGCATGCGTACCGCGACCTTGAACGTCTCGTTGCCCTTCATCTTGACACAGTTCATTTTCTCCGCGACGACCTTCTCGGACAGCGGCAGCCGGGATCCGCCGGCTGGCACGGCGATCAACTCGTGCAACCCGCCGTCGGAGCGGAGATGCGTTGAAAGAATCCCGGCATCGCCCTGGACGCCGCTGACGACTGCGGCACCGGCTCCGTCGCCGAACAAGATACAGGTATTGCGGTCGGCCCAGTCGAGAATGGCGGACATGACCTCCGATCCGATCACCAAGACATGTCGCATACCGGTTCGGACATAGGCGTCGGCAACGGATAATGCATAGACGAATCCGCAACAGGCGGCGGAGAGGTCGCAGGCGGCCGCGCGCGTGGCCCCCAGGCGGTGCTGAACCAAACAGGCCGTGGCGGGAAGCGGATAGTCGCCAGTACAGGTGGCCAACAGAATGAGATCGAGATCCTCCGGACGAATGCCGGCCGCACGCAGGGCTTGCTCCGCCGCCTTGACCGCCAGATCCGAACAGGCTTCCCCCTCTACTGCCACGCGCCGTTCGCGAATGCCGGTGCGTTCAGTGATCCATTGATCCGAGGTGGCCACCAGGGCTTCGAGATCGAAGTTGGTCAATACCTTGGCCGGCGCGTACGAACCGGTGCCTGTAATGCGCGCTCTCACGCCGACGGCTCCTCGGACAGTCGGCTCTGCGCCAGGCTCTCTTCGATGTCCCGCTGGATCAGCTCATCGACCCGGCTCTCGGCCAGCCCTTTTGCCCGTCGGATGGCGTTCTTGATCGCCTTAGCGGAAGACCGGCCATGACAAATCATCGTGATGCCGTTCACGCCCAGAAGCGGCGCACCGCCGAACTCGGCGTAGTCGATCCGGCGCTTCAGGTTTCGGAGCGGCGAGGCGATCAGCGGGTACGCGAGCCGCCCCAGCAAGGACCCGGAGATTTCCTTGAACAGCAGTTTCTTGATCGTGTCCGCCACGCCTTCGGAGATTTTGAGGGCGACGTTCCCGATAAATCCGTCGCAGACCACGACGTCCGCGTTTCCGCTGTAGACGTCCCGTCCTTCGACGTTACCGACGAAGTTCAGCGCGCTCCCTTTCAGCATCCTGAAGGCTTCCTTCGTGACCTCATTGCCCTTGCTGTCCTCCTCGCCGATGCTGAGGAGTCCGACCCGCGGATTCGGTTTGCGGAACAAGTGCTTACCGTATTCGTTGCCCATGATGGCAAATTGAGTCAAATGCTGGGCCGTGCAATCCACGTTGGCGCCAACGTCCAGCATGATCGCCTCTCCGGTCAGGGTCGGCAGGCTCGTGGCGATCGCCGGACGCTCGACCCCCTTGGTCAGGCCCAGCACAAAGAACGAGGCCACCATACTGGCCCCGGTATTACCGGGGCTCACGACGGCGTCGGCTTCGCCGCTTTTCACCAATTCCGTCGCGATCCAGATCGAGGACTCGCGTTTCCTCCTGGCCACGGCGGCCGGCGACTCGTGCATTTCGACGACCTGGGGCGCGTGTTTGATGGAGAGACGGGCATCTGTGCAACCCAGACGTCGGCATTCCTCTGCCAGGACCTTTTCGTCGCCGACCAGGACGACATCCACGTTCAGATCCTGCGCGGCAGACAGCGCGCCCTCGATGCAGGGAGCGGGGCCATGATCGCCTCCCATCGCAT
It encodes:
- the rnc gene encoding ribonuclease III; protein product: MTPTNSIVALQDSLAYQFANATLLEEALTHSSYVHERRSVGAAHNERLEFLGDAVLSLVISEHLASQLSHCSEGALSKLKAKLVSESSLVRVARRIKLGEHLRLGRGEERSKGREKGSLLSDAVEAVIAAVHLDGGYGASRAVTLRLFEVELRSATDQGTYPGAEDFKTQLQEWCQKQHDLLPRYDIVSETGPDHDKVFEVVVTVKDEPVGRGTGRSKKEAEQSAARQALQRLER
- the plsX gene encoding phosphate acyltransferase PlsX, producing MKIALDAMGGDHGPAPCIEGALSAAQDLNVDVVLVGDEKVLAEECRRLGCTDARLSIKHAPQVVEMHESPAAVARRKRESSIWIATELVKSGEADAVVSPGNTGASMVASFFVLGLTKGVERPAIATSLPTLTGEAIMLDVGANVDCTAQHLTQFAIMGNEYGKHLFRKPNPRVGLLSIGEEDSKGNEVTKEAFRMLKGSALNFVGNVEGRDVYSGNADVVVCDGFIGNVALKISEGVADTIKKLLFKEISGSLLGRLAYPLIASPLRNLKRRIDYAEFGGAPLLGVNGITMICHGRSSAKAIKNAIRRAKGLAESRVDELIQRDIEESLAQSRLSEEPSA
- the folD gene encoding bifunctional methylenetetrahydrofolate dehydrogenase/methenyltetrahydrofolate cyclohydrolase FolD, which gives rise to MAAKLIDGKALAQQVRDGLAAKAAKVLAKTGTKPGLATILVGDDPASHVYVKNKQKACELAGIYVDDHKLPAGTTQAELLALIGKENADPKIHGILVQLPLPKHIDSKVILEAVSPDKDADGFHPYNFGRLVEGHPVFEACTPKGVIRMIESTGVTIEGKRAVVLGRSNIVGKPLALMLLQRNATVTICHSKTKDLAAVCREAELLLVAIGKAKFVTADMVREGAVVIDVGTNKTPEGKLCGDVDFEPVSQKAGWISPVPGGVGPMTIAMLLDNTVESARRMAGMA
- the fabF gene encoding beta-ketoacyl-ACP synthase II; its protein translation is MVDRSIRRIVVTGLGLVTPLGTGVDKVWKALCAGQSGIGRITKFDPAGYDAQIAGEVKDFDPAQFIEKKEIKKMDAFIHYAVGAAQLAVDDAGLKVAPEEATKVGVYIGSGIGGLGSIEHYHAVLKDKGPGRVSPFFIPMTIINLASGQVAIRLGAKGPNSCAVTACATGNHCIGDAFRLIQRGDADAMIAGGAEAAITTLGVAGFAASKALSFRNAEPTKASRPFDKDRDGFVLGEGAGVLVLEEIEHARRRGARVYAELIGYGMNSDAYHITAPSEGGEGAVRCMELALKDAGIRKDQVGYINAHGTSTMADAIETKAIKQVFGERAFQIPVSSTKSMTGHLLGAAGGIEAVFSVLALHHGMLPPTINLDNPDPECDLDYIPHKARPAAVTVALSNSFGFGGVNACLLFRKPDA
- a CDS encoding peptidylprolyl isomerase, which produces MIKTKFGDMEIAFFPDKAPQHVENFLKLAKSGFYNGTIFHRVIPGFMIQGGDPNTKDVNKPETYGMGGPSERLKAEFNDIPHRRGIVSMARTNDPNSAGSQFFIVVKDSNFLDRQYTVFGEVVKGLDVADQIVNLPRSPRDLPTERVEMTITVVD
- the acpP gene encoding acyl carrier protein — its product is MATVDERVKKIIAEQLGVEEDEVTSEASFVEDLGADSLDTVELVMALEEEFGIEIPDEDAEKILTVGKALDYIKEKA
- the fabG gene encoding 3-oxoacyl-[acyl-carrier-protein] reductase; protein product: MASLEGRVAVVTGGAQGIGRAIAESLAKAGADIVVADLDPARSTEAIAAIEQAGRKALNVKVNVADANDTKAMADQVLKEWGKIDILVNNAGITRDGLLLRMKEEDWNLVLRVNLTGTFNCTKAVLQPMTKQRYGRIVNIASIVGAMGNVGQANYAASKAAVIGFSKTVAREYASRNITVNAVAPGFIDTAMTQGLSAEVKETLQKQIPLGRLGTPQDIAAAVRFLVSEEAAYITGHVLHVNGGMLMS
- the fabD gene encoding ACP S-malonyltransferase is translated as MTAGIGLIFPGQGSQSVGMGKALYEAYPALKQVYEEASSVLGYDVAALCFDGPAERLNLTEHTQPALLVSSIAAFRALEPTAVKPVAVAGHSLGEYSALVAAGGLSFRDAVGTVQKRGRYMSEAVAPGTGSVAALLGLSADAVKDVCREAASVGVVQAANFNSPGQIVIAGAKAAVERAIEIAKAKGCKKVIPLPVSVPVHTPLMQPAADRLARDLAAVSWSDLKIPLITNAEAKPLRRAAEIAPSLVRQLPSSVLWENSVRAMAAMGVTTFVEVGPGTVLTGLVKRIVPDVVTMNVNDPKSLEAAVTALR
- a CDS encoding ketoacyl-ACP synthase III — encoded protein: MRARITGTGSYAPAKVLTNFDLEALVATSDQWITERTGIRERRVAVEGEACSDLAVKAAEQALRAAGIRPEDLDLILLATCTGDYPLPATACLVQHRLGATRAAACDLSAACCGFVYALSVADAYVRTGMRHVLVIGSEVMSAILDWADRNTCILFGDGAGAAVVSGVQGDAGILSTHLRSDGGLHELIAVPAGGSRLPLSEKVVAEKMNCVKMKGNETFKVAVRMLEEIARETLAANKLTIEAVDLYVPHQANIRILHAVAERLGLPLEKIMLNLDRYGNTSAASIPIALDEALRQGRIKDGSLVMLGAFGAGLTWASALIRW
- a CDS encoding peptidylprolyl isomerase, translated to MRVRRSLWKMVAIAAVGLVVGCGGKTEVIPPLPPPDHGPKAIIKTKFGEMHMKFYPDLAPKHVENFLKLAKSGFYNGTIFHRVIPGFMIQGGDPNTKSSLRKETYGQGGPKDEKGNPILLKAEFTDTPHKRGIVSMARANEPDSAGSQFFIVVEPSPFLDRKYTVFGEITRGLGVADKIAGLPRNDRDLPNERVEMTVTIVE